One part of the Saprospiraceae bacterium genome encodes these proteins:
- a CDS encoding VOC family protein, with the protein MMKAAIGSFSWADLTVENASEIKDFYASVIGYTITEMDMGGYSDYCMNSPDDNQTKSGICHARGGNKDIPPMWLVYFYVADLDASLEILKQKGGEILSGPKSYGGGARYAIIKDPAGACCALFQE; encoded by the coding sequence ATCATGAAGGCAGCAATCGGTTCTTTTAGTTGGGCTGATCTTACCGTTGAAAATGCATCGGAGATCAAAGATTTTTATGCCTCTGTAATAGGCTATACAATAACAGAAATGGACATGGGTGGCTATTCTGATTATTGTATGAATTCTCCTGATGACAACCAAACTAAATCTGGTATTTGTCATGCAAGAGGCGGCAATAAAGATATACCGCCTATGTGGTTAGTATATTTTTACGTAGCCGATTTAGACGCAAGCTTAGAAATCCTTAAACAAAAAGGTGGGGAAATCCTATCCGGACCAAAATCTTATGGTGGAGGTGCCCGGTATGCAATCATTAAAGATCCTGCAGGTGCATGTTGTGCATTATTTCAAGAGTGA
- a CDS encoding gliding motility-associated C-terminal domain-containing protein — MRYIQVLFLVCLFLTGIQAQPLQFIDKADSTTFNAVDLVGNNKGGWFTLSQTKDSNFQITVFDHCGKVDACTKLNIQASLKLSTPQLAYIGQDKYLIAGTIENSTSSGIILFYYENGVISQAKVIGAANNTRNYNPVLSVYKDDKILLGFNYVSGSFGSSRVVLLDKQLNVRWSKHIQQESHIRWVKMINDTEFVVGDIFNIMKYDTTGKNIWSKYFVDYFMMYNSVLVKDSNIIFAMDYVNPIFDTSTILKPRYKKVICLNFAGKLIWQSDRIRSLRNVNLNQEFNSRLLFNSQKNVILNTVDTVDGDPKTAIFAHTLNDSGRIVNSKYWSSQHLISDYKSALLDDGNFAVVANHVDSSKNPLAFLNIKTSMQYEACETKSFINKQIHNIIMDSLILVNLPDSALTIQTPQFSIIEDSMKLFRVCEVFDLKDGEVPTPLCKGDSIFLAGVIIPNATYVWSNGSMQSGTYVKEAGNYSLQISYCGKTVTITYKVFYISYANEVIAIEECEYPRKLDANRGPGASYKWATGDSTDFLNITGPGTYTVTVTKCQSPFTLTFNVSLKQFKDEVINYTICNYPFTLYGYQGPGITAVRYLWDDGSTNGARAITGPGTYVVTNTYCQSTFKTTFNVSLDIRSNQTVEIKDSCSNFPILITALIDNGDSYKWNTGETTSVIAVPKPGTYTVEIKYCMNTYTNTFIVKDLSDFLVFPNVFPPNSDIKENQIFKPFVKDSASTLTDYNLEIYNRWGQKVFTSNQVNLGWDGEFKGAPAPIDTYTYFATVKATDCGAVKVYRGGVTLVR; from the coding sequence ATGCGCTACATTCAAGTACTCTTTTTGGTTTGTTTGTTTTTAACAGGAATTCAAGCACAACCTCTTCAATTTATAGACAAAGCCGATTCAACAACTTTTAACGCTGTTGACCTTGTAGGCAATAATAAAGGGGGTTGGTTTACTTTAAGTCAAACAAAAGATTCCAATTTTCAGATTACAGTATTTGATCATTGTGGAAAAGTAGATGCTTGCACAAAATTAAATATCCAGGCTTCTTTGAAATTAAGTACACCACAGCTCGCATATATAGGTCAAGACAAATATCTGATTGCAGGTACCATTGAGAATTCTACGAGTTCTGGAATCATTCTTTTTTATTATGAAAATGGAGTCATTTCACAAGCTAAAGTGATCGGTGCTGCAAATAATACCAGAAATTATAATCCGGTACTTTCAGTTTATAAAGATGATAAAATACTATTAGGATTTAATTATGTTTCAGGGTCTTTTGGAAGCAGCAGGGTGGTGTTATTAGACAAACAGCTTAATGTGAGATGGTCAAAACATATTCAACAAGAAAGCCATATCCGTTGGGTAAAAATGATTAATGATACAGAATTTGTTGTAGGTGATATATTTAACATTATGAAATATGATACCACCGGTAAGAATATTTGGTCAAAATATTTTGTGGACTATTTCATGATGTATAACAGTGTTTTAGTAAAAGACAGCAATATCATTTTTGCTATGGATTATGTAAATCCTATTTTTGATACGAGCACCATTCTTAAACCACGTTATAAAAAAGTAATTTGTTTAAATTTTGCAGGTAAGCTTATCTGGCAATCTGATAGAATCCGGAGTTTAAGAAATGTAAATTTAAATCAGGAATTTAATTCCAGGTTATTATTTAACAGTCAAAAGAACGTTATATTAAACACTGTTGATACGGTAGATGGAGATCCAAAGACTGCAATATTTGCGCACACCTTAAATGATAGTGGCAGAATCGTAAATTCTAAATATTGGTCAAGTCAACACTTAATATCGGATTATAAATCTGCTTTATTAGATGATGGTAATTTTGCTGTGGTAGCAAACCATGTTGACTCATCAAAAAATCCATTAGCATTCCTGAATATTAAAACCAGTATGCAATATGAAGCTTGTGAAACGAAATCCTTTATAAATAAACAAATTCACAACATTATAATGGATAGCTTAATTCTGGTCAATTTACCAGATTCTGCGCTGACAATTCAAACGCCTCAATTCAGTATTATTGAAGACAGCATGAAACTTTTCAGAGTTTGTGAAGTCTTTGATTTGAAAGATGGTGAAGTCCCAACACCTTTATGCAAGGGAGATTCCATATTTTTAGCAGGGGTAATCATACCAAATGCAACCTACGTTTGGAGCAATGGCTCAATGCAAAGCGGCACTTATGTTAAAGAAGCGGGTAATTATTCATTGCAAATAAGCTATTGCGGAAAGACTGTAACCATTACTTATAAAGTTTTTTACATCAGCTATGCCAATGAAGTTATCGCCATTGAAGAATGTGAATACCCGAGAAAACTCGATGCCAACAGAGGGCCAGGCGCCAGTTATAAATGGGCCACTGGAGATAGCACTGATTTTTTAAATATAACGGGTCCGGGCACTTATACCGTTACCGTTACAAAATGCCAAAGCCCTTTTACCTTGACCTTTAATGTCTCTTTAAAGCAATTTAAAGATGAAGTTATTAATTATACCATTTGCAATTATCCGTTTACATTATATGGATATCAAGGACCTGGTATAACAGCTGTCCGGTATTTATGGGATGATGGTTCTACAAATGGTGCAAGAGCCATCACAGGACCAGGAACATACGTAGTTACGAACACTTATTGTCAGTCGACATTTAAAACTACTTTCAATGTTAGTTTAGATATTCGCAGTAATCAAACAGTTGAAATCAAAGATTCATGCAGTAATTTTCCAATTCTCATTACCGCTTTAATTGATAATGGTGATTCATATAAATGGAATACCGGAGAAACAACAAGTGTAATTGCTGTTCCAAAGCCCGGAACCTATACGGTTGAAATTAAATATTGCATGAATACGTATACCAATACATTCATTGTTAAAGATTTAAGTGATTTTTTAGTTTTTCCAAATGTATTTCCACCAAATTCTGACATTAAAGAAAATCAAATTTTCAAACCCTTTGTTAAAGATTCTGCAAGTACTTTAACAGATTATAATCTTGAAATATATAACCGCTGGGGTCAAAAAGTATTTACCAGTAATCAAGTCAATTTAGGATGGGATGGTGAATTTAAAGGTGCACCTGCCCCAATTGATACTTACACTTATTTTGCTACGGTAAAAGCAACAGATTGTGGTGCAGTGAAAGTCTATAGAGGCGGCGTTACATTGGTTCGGTAA
- a CDS encoding S41 family peptidase: MKRTILIFAFCNFTTISFGQFPGSVDSLYSFIKSNSILRNKVDWKPIDHNFNYQITNSKNIQDTMKCFVSVLESLNDVHSQIYLKNQYFGHYPQFDDTTLAWIIPLNDKAILSTNQIYTSFLPNRIGYVRVPSFQVYDPKQINYSAQSLYDSINNIAVKKPKGFIIDLRLNGGGNIYPMLSGLSVLLGNNIIGYETDINDSIVRTWEIKNGNFIIGGYQATNISTKLRPKFQSIPIVVLIGPVSKSSGSMMAIAFKGRPNTYFIGEPTADGYTTSNGYFQFAPNLTLNFATNFVADRNKTVYKTVVNPDVIVHHGDNFEDLMKDEKIKLAIQWLTRK; the protein is encoded by the coding sequence ATGAAAAGAACTATTTTAATATTTGCCTTTTGTAATTTCACAACGATTTCATTCGGACAATTTCCTGGCTCGGTAGACAGCCTATATTCTTTTATTAAATCAAACTCCATTTTACGGAACAAGGTTGACTGGAAACCAATTGACCATAATTTCAACTATCAAATCACGAATTCTAAAAACATTCAAGACACGATGAAATGTTTTGTATCTGTCTTAGAAAGTTTGAATGATGTTCATTCTCAAATATATTTGAAAAACCAGTATTTTGGTCACTATCCACAATTTGATGATACAACATTAGCTTGGATTATACCATTAAATGACAAAGCCATATTGTCAACCAATCAAATCTACACTTCTTTTCTTCCGAATAGAATTGGATATGTGAGAGTTCCTTCATTTCAGGTTTATGACCCTAAACAGATAAACTATTCTGCTCAATCCTTATATGATAGCATCAACAATATTGCAGTTAAAAAACCAAAAGGTTTTATTATTGATCTAAGACTAAATGGTGGTGGAAATATTTACCCAATGCTTTCGGGACTTAGTGTTTTATTAGGAAACAATATTATTGGATACGAAACAGATATAAATGATAGCATTGTGAGAACTTGGGAAATCAAAAACGGAAACTTCATTATTGGAGGTTATCAGGCTACCAATATTTCAACGAAATTAAGACCAAAGTTTCAATCAATACCAATTGTAGTACTAATAGGTCCAGTATCAAAAAGTTCTGGTAGTATGATGGCAATTGCATTTAAAGGAAGACCCAATACATACTTTATTGGAGAGCCAACAGCAGATGGATATACAACATCGAATGGATATTTTCAGTTTGCCCCAAATTTGACCTTAAACTTTGCAACCAACTTTGTTGCAGACAGAAATAAAACGGTTTATAAAACCGTAGTTAATCCAGACGTAATTGTTCATCACGGTGACAATTTTGAAGACTTAATGAAGGACGAAAAAATAAAATTAGCCATTCAATGGTTGACGAGAAAATAA
- the metG gene encoding methionine--tRNA ligase: protein MIHYKRHLVTAALPYANGPLHVGHLCGAYLPADVYVRFQRLMGKDILLICGSDEHGAAITMRAIKENKSSQEIIDTYHSLFQKTFKGIGISFDYYHRTSDPLHHKTSQDFFRDLYNQGEFQEIESEQYYDTKNEQFLADRYIVGTCPKCGNENAYGDQCEQCGSSLSPTELINPKSVLSGETPILKKTKHWYLPLNLYESWLKPWLEEGLLNGQEHHDPAAWKNHVLGQCKSWIEGGLQARAMTRDLDWGVDVPPEIPGSEGKKLYVWLDAPIGYISATKQWAIDHHKDWELYWKDPESELIHFIGKDNIVFHCIIFPAILKAHGSYNLPSNVPANQFMNLEGNKISTSRNWAVWVHEYLDELPGLEDSLRYYLIKNMPEQKDSEFTWKTFQDAHNNELVNNLSNFVHRVLSLVHKFYKGKVPDFDPDESIEGVAGDELGGFHDAEMIYLFDILDELNQHLREFDFRSALKSLMQISSSGNQLLQNNEPWKMQKSSPETVEVVMNLCVHYVVALSVAMKPFLPFTSDKLRIMLDLPPLEEKGELNEMLDKIAEGEFLIQAGHQLKEATYLYSRIEDDLIQKQIDKLHKPENKMTHIEIEENSNTVYHPLKETISYDDFAKIDLRTAKIIAAEKVAKADKLLKLSLDLGFETRTVVSGIAQHYSPEEIIGKNVLILANLAPRSLKGIESNGMILMAENAEGKLTFVSTLEEWQKGSIVK from the coding sequence ATGATCCATTATAAAAGACATCTGGTCACTGCGGCGCTTCCGTATGCTAATGGACCCTTGCATGTTGGTCATCTGTGTGGTGCCTATTTACCAGCTGACGTCTATGTTAGGTTTCAGCGATTAATGGGAAAGGATATTTTATTAATTTGTGGTTCTGACGAACATGGTGCTGCAATAACTATGAGGGCGATAAAAGAAAACAAGTCGTCACAAGAGATTATAGATACCTATCATTCGTTATTTCAAAAAACGTTTAAAGGCATTGGTATTTCATTTGATTATTACCACCGCACTTCGGATCCCCTACATCATAAAACTTCGCAAGACTTTTTTCGCGATTTATATAATCAGGGAGAATTCCAGGAAATAGAATCAGAACAATATTATGATACCAAAAACGAACAATTTCTTGCAGATCGATATATCGTTGGGACCTGTCCTAAATGTGGAAATGAAAATGCTTATGGTGATCAATGTGAGCAATGTGGTAGTTCGTTAAGTCCTACAGAACTTATAAATCCAAAATCAGTACTCAGTGGTGAGACACCAATTCTTAAGAAAACTAAACATTGGTATCTTCCTTTAAATCTATATGAGTCCTGGCTTAAACCTTGGCTGGAAGAAGGTTTATTAAATGGTCAAGAACATCATGATCCAGCGGCTTGGAAAAATCATGTATTGGGTCAATGTAAATCCTGGATAGAAGGCGGATTGCAAGCAAGAGCCATGACACGGGATTTAGATTGGGGTGTGGATGTTCCTCCTGAAATTCCTGGAAGTGAAGGCAAAAAATTGTATGTCTGGTTGGATGCTCCCATTGGATATATTTCGGCAACAAAACAATGGGCAATCGACCATCACAAAGACTGGGAATTATATTGGAAAGATCCGGAATCTGAACTCATCCATTTTATAGGAAAAGATAATATTGTATTTCATTGTATCATTTTTCCAGCAATTTTAAAAGCTCACGGTTCTTATAATCTTCCAAGTAATGTACCTGCAAATCAGTTTATGAATTTGGAAGGAAATAAAATTTCAACTTCCAGAAACTGGGCAGTTTGGGTACATGAATATTTGGATGAATTGCCAGGATTAGAAGATTCCCTCCGGTATTATTTGATTAAAAATATGCCGGAACAAAAAGATAGTGAGTTTACCTGGAAAACATTTCAGGATGCGCATAATAATGAACTGGTAAATAATCTATCTAATTTTGTACATCGCGTTTTATCCTTAGTTCATAAATTTTATAAAGGAAAAGTACCAGATTTTGATCCAGATGAAAGTATTGAAGGAGTTGCAGGCGATGAATTAGGTGGATTCCATGATGCAGAAATGATTTATCTTTTTGATATCCTGGATGAATTAAATCAACATCTCCGGGAATTTGATTTTAGGTCTGCCCTTAAATCATTAATGCAAATATCGAGTTCTGGAAATCAATTATTACAAAATAATGAACCCTGGAAAATGCAAAAGTCCAGTCCGGAAACGGTTGAAGTCGTTATGAATTTATGTGTGCATTATGTGGTTGCATTGAGTGTTGCAATGAAACCGTTTTTGCCATTTACTTCTGACAAATTAAGAATCATGCTGGATCTTCCTCCACTAGAGGAAAAAGGGGAATTGAATGAAATGTTAGATAAAATTGCTGAGGGTGAATTTTTAATTCAAGCAGGTCACCAATTAAAGGAAGCTACTTATTTGTATTCCCGGATTGAAGATGACTTAATTCAAAAACAAATTGACAAACTCCATAAGCCTGAAAATAAAATGACGCATATTGAAATTGAAGAGAACAGCAATACCGTTTATCATCCCTTGAAAGAAACGATTAGCTATGATGATTTTGCTAAAATAGATTTGCGCACAGCTAAAATTATCGCTGCTGAAAAAGTAGCAAAGGCAGATAAACTTTTAAAACTTAGTTTAGACTTAGGTTTCGAAACTCGAACGGTAGTTAGTGGTATTGCTCAACATTACAGTCCGGAAGAAATCATTGGTAAAAATGTCTTAATCTTAGCGAATCTTGCACCCCGATCTTTAAAAGGAATAGAATCTAATGGAATGATCCTCATGGCAGAAAACGCAGAAGGCAAACTAACGTTTGTTAGTACTTTGGAGGAGTGGCAAAAAGGGAGCATCGTTAAATAA
- a CDS encoding CPBP family intramembrane metalloprotease, translating to MLQLLGLFSISWLLIWLFEKGNLSVLGLTLTKDRLKYFTILFIVSAILSATAFLLRMYFAKEEYTISQSLTIQSILIETWYQFRTVLTEELICRGALLYILIKKIGQAKAVLISSIIFAVLHWINAGVWGNLTQMIMVFIFTFSMGLLLAYSYARTFSLLIPFAIHFGWNLTQNYIFPGTPTGSHILTLTAPPPTVTISYFAFFTMLLLPKISVILIDLLIVKRHRQVDLP from the coding sequence ATGTTACAACTATTAGGACTATTCTCAATTTCTTGGTTACTAATTTGGCTTTTTGAAAAAGGGAACTTATCAGTTTTGGGTTTGACACTTACAAAAGACAGGCTGAAATATTTCACAATCCTTTTTATTGTTTCGGCCATACTTTCTGCGACAGCTTTTCTTTTGAGAATGTACTTTGCAAAAGAAGAATACACAATATCACAATCTTTGACGATTCAGTCAATTTTAATTGAAACCTGGTATCAATTCAGGACAGTTTTGACAGAAGAGTTAATTTGCAGAGGGGCATTACTTTACATTCTAATTAAAAAAATCGGACAGGCAAAAGCTGTACTTATTTCATCTATAATTTTTGCGGTATTGCATTGGATAAATGCAGGAGTTTGGGGCAACCTGACACAAATGATTATGGTGTTCATTTTTACATTTTCAATGGGACTTTTATTGGCTTACTCATACGCAAGAACTTTTTCATTACTGATACCTTTTGCAATACATTTTGGTTGGAACTTGACGCAGAACTATATTTTTCCAGGCACTCCAACAGGCAGCCACATTTTGACATTAACAGCTCCACCGCCAACAGTGACAATTTCTTACTTTGCTTTTTTTACAATGCTTTTACTTCCGAAAATATCTGTAATTTTAATTGACCTTTTAATTGTAAAACGCCATCGACAAGTTGACTTACCTTAG
- a CDS encoding class I SAM-dependent methyltransferase, with protein MIKQIYRFLNPRFQNLFLEYKVDLKPRYGHGKPAHQELLNIINLNRDKYKELICKSLSLKERIWTIQDSSKEDNPINPRWNNGFLPGLDIIGIYTLLTMYKPKKYIEIGSGNSTKVAYKVKKDSNLTTEIISIDPMPRAEIDNLADKVFRVPFENIDFNILEALNENDILFVDNSHRILPNSDSMVFYLEILPRLKKGVIVHIHDIYLPYDYPQFMCDKFYSEQYGLAMYLLANSKKYETILPNYFISEDKELSEMISPIWEHDNLKNVEKHGGSFWIKINE; from the coding sequence ATGATAAAACAGATTTATCGATTTTTAAATCCAAGATTTCAGAACTTATTTCTTGAATACAAAGTCGATCTTAAACCAAGATACGGACATGGAAAGCCCGCACATCAAGAATTATTAAATATTATTAATTTAAATAGAGACAAATACAAAGAATTGATATGTAAATCACTTTCTTTGAAAGAGCGAATTTGGACAATTCAGGATTCAAGTAAAGAAGACAACCCGATTAATCCACGGTGGAATAATGGCTTTTTACCTGGACTTGATATTATTGGCATTTATACATTATTGACTATGTATAAGCCTAAAAAATATATCGAGATTGGATCCGGAAATTCAACAAAAGTTGCATATAAAGTTAAGAAAGATTCAAATTTGACTACAGAGATAATTTCAATTGATCCTATGCCACGCGCAGAGATCGATAATCTTGCAGATAAAGTTTTCAGGGTTCCATTTGAAAATATTGATTTTAACATCTTGGAAGCTTTAAATGAAAATGACATTCTCTTCGTTGATAATTCACACAGAATATTGCCAAATTCAGATTCTATGGTGTTTTATCTTGAGATATTGCCCAGACTTAAAAAAGGGGTTATTGTTCATATTCATGATATTTATCTTCCCTATGACTATCCACAATTTATGTGTGACAAATTCTATTCAGAACAATATGGATTGGCAATGTATTTACTAGCAAACTCAAAAAAATACGAGACCATTTTGCCGAATTATTTCATATCGGAGGACAAAGAATTATCAGAAATGATTTCACCAATTTGGGAACATGATAACCTTAAGAATGTTGAAAAACATGGAGGTTCATTCTGGATTAAAATAAACGAGTAA
- a CDS encoding choice-of-anchor B family protein, with protein sequence MAKVSKYLLYNLKIIYIILLINNVLYSQISNHMDLVSQVKIPEHASSIWGYTDSSGIEYAILGTEQGVRIYSLEVPSSPLELKFIQCTPSAWRELKTAKEYAYVVTEGGDGLLIIDLRNPMDSIPYQFVKTFKNLNGDTFFVHSAHTLYVDEKNYIYLSGARTIGGGFIILDPNQDPFNPVIINSNEDQYMHEVHAYHDTLYGAELFNGVFSIWDLKDRTKPVRISDQITSKTFTHSVWIEKNRPILYTADEVEAAVIEAWDISDPLNIKKTDEYKVKDGKSPFIIPHNVFHYNDKLYVSYYTEGVRILDTKDPYNLIEVAYYDTQENFESGFHGCWSVYPFFDSGICIASDIENGLFVLRYDGNKPAYVEALIVDKADGSPISNAVLKIEQKNRSVEAFSNLKGIVKTGFPEEDSVNIEITKKGYYTQTLQIKLDKGIPLSLKIELIELPKHSIQILVKDQLSNEIIQDAKIALYNTDFKYSISTDQNGFAQIQDVYENQWSLVVGKWAYQQKALLDFKLNQNQIIEIALSKAYEDDFILDLGWTTQSQDPMVKWKIGDFTEFPFPFSNFPSKDIDSDFGSSCYYTDNYNESDINYRIHGTVSLISPRMDLSGFESIDLRYHAWAYGGFIATKEIILQTQDTSILLESVSENLSGLFNPESNIHLELNNLKRDSVNFIFKLYNDSATADMAIRLMGAIDVFRLTGKEIVGTVTSKSKSAFQIYPNPVSSKLHLKYNEEYINKTVSVYSLTGQCIQKLEINSAGNMQIDISHYNGGIYLIRIDGDPLIYQFVKM encoded by the coding sequence ATGGCAAAAGTATCCAAATATTTATTATATAATTTAAAAATTATATATATAATTCTACTCATTAATAATGTATTATATTCTCAAATATCAAATCATATGGATTTGGTATCCCAGGTTAAAATTCCAGAGCATGCCAGCAGTATCTGGGGTTATACCGATTCTTCAGGTATTGAGTATGCAATTCTAGGTACTGAGCAAGGAGTTAGAATTTATTCTTTAGAAGTTCCAAGCAGTCCTCTTGAATTGAAATTTATACAATGTACACCCTCAGCCTGGAGGGAATTAAAGACAGCAAAAGAGTATGCCTATGTTGTAACAGAAGGTGGAGATGGCTTACTTATTATAGATTTAAGAAACCCAATGGATTCCATACCATATCAATTTGTTAAAACCTTTAAGAATCTTAATGGGGATACTTTTTTTGTTCATTCAGCGCACACCTTGTATGTAGATGAAAAAAATTATATATATCTATCTGGTGCCCGGACGATTGGGGGCGGTTTTATTATTCTGGATCCAAATCAAGATCCTTTTAATCCCGTAATTATAAATTCAAATGAAGACCAATATATGCATGAAGTGCATGCTTATCATGACACTTTATATGGTGCAGAATTATTTAATGGGGTATTTAGTATTTGGGATCTTAAGGATCGCACTAAACCAGTTCGGATTTCTGATCAGATCACCTCAAAAACATTTACACATTCTGTATGGATTGAAAAAAATCGTCCGATTTTATACACTGCAGATGAAGTAGAAGCAGCCGTTATAGAAGCCTGGGATATTTCAGACCCTTTGAATATTAAAAAAACAGATGAGTATAAAGTTAAGGATGGAAAATCACCTTTTATCATACCCCATAATGTATTTCATTATAATGATAAACTATATGTTTCGTATTATACAGAAGGGGTTCGCATTTTAGATACGAAGGATCCTTATAATTTAATTGAAGTCGCATATTATGATACACAAGAAAATTTTGAATCAGGATTCCATGGATGTTGGAGTGTTTATCCTTTTTTCGATTCCGGAATTTGTATCGCTTCGGATATTGAAAATGGTCTCTTTGTGCTGCGGTATGATGGAAATAAACCAGCTTATGTGGAAGCGCTTATTGTTGATAAAGCGGATGGTTCACCCATCTCCAATGCGGTATTGAAAATTGAACAAAAGAATCGTTCTGTAGAAGCATTTTCTAACTTAAAAGGTATTGTAAAAACGGGATTCCCGGAAGAGGATTCCGTAAATATTGAGATCACTAAAAAAGGATATTACACGCAAACTCTGCAAATTAAATTAGATAAAGGGATTCCACTCAGTTTAAAAATTGAACTTATAGAATTACCGAAACATTCAATCCAAATTTTAGTAAAAGATCAATTGAGTAATGAAATTATTCAAGATGCTAAGATCGCATTATATAATACTGATTTTAAATACTCCATTTCAACAGATCAAAATGGCTTCGCCCAGATTCAAGATGTTTATGAGAATCAATGGAGTTTAGTGGTCGGAAAATGGGCTTACCAACAAAAAGCATTATTAGATTTTAAATTGAATCAAAATCAAATTATTGAAATTGCATTATCGAAAGCTTATGAAGATGATTTTATTCTGGATCTGGGTTGGACAACACAGAGCCAGGATCCAATGGTTAAATGGAAGATTGGAGATTTCACAGAGTTTCCTTTTCCATTCAGCAATTTTCCATCTAAAGATATTGATTCCGATTTTGGTAGCTCTTGTTATTATACAGATAACTATAATGAAAGTGATATCAATTATCGAATCCATGGAACCGTTAGTTTGATATCACCACGAATGGATTTGTCTGGTTTTGAAAGTATAGATCTTAGGTATCATGCATGGGCCTATGGTGGATTTATAGCTACTAAAGAAATTATTTTACAAACACAAGATACCAGTATATTGCTTGAATCAGTTTCCGAAAATTTAAGTGGATTGTTTAATCCAGAATCGAATATTCACCTGGAATTAAATAATCTAAAGAGGGATTCGGTTAATTTTATTTTCAAATTGTATAATGATTCAGCAACTGCGGATATGGCAATTCGATTAATGGGTGCTATAGATGTATTTCGGTTGACTGGAAAGGAAATTGTAGGAACGGTTACTTCAAAATCGAAAAGTGCATTCCAGATTTATCCGAATCCTGTTTCATCTAAATTACATCTGAAATATAATGAAGAATATATAAATAAAACAGTTTCAGTTTATTCACTTACGGGTCAGTGTATTCAAAAGCTAGAAATAAACTCAGCAGGAAATATGCAAATTGATATCAGCCATTATAATGGTGGAATTTATTTGATTAGAATTGATGGAGACCCTTTGATTTATCAATTTGTTAAAATGTAA
- a CDS encoding aldo/keto reductase, whose protein sequence is MKQTTTLGHSALQVKRIGLGCMGMSEFYGSFNEEESMNTLHKAIDLGVNFFDTADMYGWGANERLLGKAFKGRWGELILATKFAVMRGSKGEFLGLNGKPEYIRQACEQSLKNLGVDTIDLYYMHRQDPKVEIEEIVGAMSDLVRHGKVKHLGICEANVETIRRAHAVHPLTAVQNEYSLWSREPEYEILDVCLELGITFVAYSPLGRGFLTGAIKSRADLETNDWRLTLPRFQDEAIEENLKFVEVIEQIAQDKKVCKAQIALAWVLSQNDEIVTIPGTRKIHRLEENLGAFKVELTDSDLAIIQNSMPSVTIGNRY, encoded by the coding sequence ATGAAGCAAACAACAACATTAGGACACAGTGCTCTACAAGTGAAACGAATTGGACTTGGTTGTATGGGTATGTCAGAGTTTTATGGTTCTTTTAACGAAGAAGAATCTATGAATACTTTGCATAAAGCCATCGATCTAGGAGTAAATTTTTTCGACACAGCCGACATGTATGGTTGGGGAGCAAATGAACGACTATTAGGGAAAGCGTTTAAAGGACGTTGGGGTGAGCTAATTTTAGCGACCAAGTTTGCTGTGATGCGAGGATCCAAAGGTGAATTTCTTGGACTTAACGGTAAGCCAGAATACATAAGACAAGCGTGCGAACAAAGTCTTAAAAATTTGGGAGTTGATACAATTGATTTGTATTACATGCATCGGCAAGACCCGAAAGTAGAAATTGAAGAAATTGTTGGTGCAATGAGTGACTTGGTAAGACACGGAAAGGTAAAGCACTTAGGCATCTGTGAAGCGAATGTAGAAACAATTCGAAGGGCACATGCTGTGCACCCGCTTACTGCCGTTCAAAACGAATATTCTTTGTGGAGCCGCGAACCTGAATATGAGATTTTGGATGTGTGTCTAGAACTTGGAATCACCTTTGTCGCATATAGTCCATTGGGTCGGGGTTTCTTAACAGGGGCTATTAAAAGCCGAGCAGATTTAGAAACAAATGATTGGCGTCTAACACTACCTCGCTTTCAAGATGAAGCAATCGAAGAGAATTTAAAGTTTGTTGAAGTTATTGAACAAATTGCACAAGACAAAAAAGTTTGCAAAGCGCAAATTGCTTTAGCGTGGGTATTATCTCAAAACGATGAAATCGTGACTATTCCAGGCACTAGAAAAATTCATCGTCTCGAAGAGAATTTAGGAGCATTTAAGGTGGAGTTAACAGATTCTGATCTGGCTATTATTCAAAATTCTATGCCTTCGGTAACAATTGGAAATCGTTATTAG